The Theileria orientalis strain Shintoku DNA, chromosome 3, complete genome genome window below encodes:
- a CDS encoding seryl-tRNA synthetase, with the protein MVLDINYFRDEKLLKELRESEARRCETNSVVDKVIEADNDWKKAMYSYEQLKRNLNEMSKKISEYAKLNRGKGDLNNDTEFLNLKTQAEIKKEGIAECLKNIEECNNKRNNLLKMVGNVVATDLVASKDESLNDVIRSWVPSFFAWEGSKFTCNALNNTANADLKNTAADLSGLNISTASSATADKGVYHERSHTVGIKRPPWKILQHHEILTRLNGLEVTKGVEIAGHRGFFLKGAGCLLNLALIQYGFNFLVRRGFLPVHTPYLMRKEIMSECAELDDFEETLYCIPPLNGPSEGENGGTSSNTNIISSNSSGNNDSNSTVGKDKDFDKNKLFLIATSEQPLAALHRNETYQRRQLPIKYAGLSTCFRREAGAHGRDLKGIFRVHQFQKVEQFVVCSPESSKEMHEHMLALSEEFYRSLKLPFRVVSIVAGALNKAASKKYDLEAWFPGYNDYRELVSCSNCTDYQARNLNSRYYDRNNQDKTYLHMLNGTLVASQRCLCCVLENYQTPDGVIVPEPLVPYMDGQEFIPYEQ; encoded by the exons atggtGTTAGATATTAACTATTTCAGAGATGAAAAACTGCTCAAAGAATTGAGAGAATCTGAAGCACGGCGCTGTGAAACCAACAGCGTGGTGGACAAGGTAATTGAGGCCGATAACGACTGGAAAAAGGCAATGTACAGCTACGAACAGCTGAAAAGGAACCTGAACGAAATGTCCAAAAAGATATCGGAGTACGCGAAGCTGAATAGGGGAAAGGGAGACCTGAACAACGACACGGAGTTCCTGAACCTGAAAACCCAGGCCGAAATCAAAAAGGAAGGGATCGCAGAGTGCCTAAAAAACATAGAGGAATGCAACAACAAGAGAAACAACCTGTTGAAAATGGTTGGCAACGTAGTGGCCACGGATCTGGTGGCGTCCAAGGACGAGAGTCTGAACGACGTGATCAGGTCCTGGGTGCCGAGCTTTTTCGCCTGGGAAGGGAGCAAATTCACGTGCAACGCTCTCAACAACACAGCCAACGccgatttaaaaaacacagCGGCGGATCTGAGTGGCCTAAACATATCCACAGCCAGCAGTGCCACCGCTG ACAAGGGGGTATACCACGAAAGGAGCCACACGGTCGGGATCAAGCGGCCTCCGTGGAAGATACTGCAGCATCACGAGATACTGACGCGTTTGAACGGCCTCGAGGTGACCAAGGGGGTGGAAATAGCCGGACACCGAGGCTTCTTTCTGAAGGGGGCGGGGTGTCTGTTGAACCTGGCGCTGATTCAGTACGGGTTCAACTTCCTCGTGCGGAGGGGGTTCCTCCCGGTGCACACTCCGTACCTGATGAGGAAGGAGATCATGTCCGAGTGCGCGGAGCTTGACGACTTCGAAGAGACGCTCTACTGCATCCCGCCGCTCAACGGCCCTTCTGAGGGAGAGAACGGAG GGACTAGTAGTAACACTAACATTATTagcagtaatagtagtggTAACAATGACAGTAATTCTACTGTAGGCAAGGACAAGGACTTCGACAAAAACAAGTTGTTCCTAATTGCGACCTCGGAGCAGCCGTTGGCAGCACTGCACAGGAACGAGACGTACCAGCGGCGGCAGCTGCCGATAAAGTACGCAGGACTGTCGACGTGTTTCAGAAGAGAGGCCGGGGCGCACGGGCGCGACCTCAAGGGAATATTCAGAGTGCACCAGTTCCAGAAGGTGGAGCAGTTCGTGGTGTGCTCGCCAGAGTCGAGCAAGGAGATGCACGAGCACATGCTCGCACTCTCCGAGGAGTTCTACAGGTCGCTGAAGCTGCCCTTCAGAGTGGTCTCGATAGTCGCGGGGGCGCTGAACAAGGCGGCCTCGAAGAAGTACGACCTCGAGGCCTGGTTCCCAGGCTACAACGACTACAGGGAGCTCGTCTCCTGCAGCAACTGCACCGACTACCAGGCCAGGAACCTGAACAGCAGATACTACGACAGGAACAACCAGGACAAGACGTACCTGCACATGCTCAACGGGACCCTGGTCGCGAGCCAGCGGTGCCTCTGCTGCGTCCTGGAGAACTACCAGACGCCCGACGGAGTGATCGTCCCCGAGCCGCTGGTACCTTACATGGACGGCCAGGAGTTCATACCCTACGAACAGTAA
- a CDS encoding RNA 3'-terminal phosphate cyclase has translation MTEHELIEDSDEESHDSEDISRDYLRISLVLSFLTQKELSINLVDPILPFEVSLLKLITRVSEGTRTEIDLNSIKVTPGRIVGGEFSFECDKSMPLTYYLEPLVLLLPFASKPTTVTLKFPSYGDRGTSKTGSLDDEFLNTEYYSSLECFSSVSTILLQLVGCTCNFKYKEPFEVVFSCSPVKKVAPINLTKSPKVKRVRGSVTVRNIQPNLGKRAIIGAKKVLDIVCDNSFIYLSSPPGKFKPYLTMSLVAEGTNSCIFTSNLTVSLNATTSPNTNTGTNTNTSTYTSTNTNNKATNRNTATSSSGSKPRSNASDEGLMEKCERMGEQCARRLCSEISLDSVVDTCHEHLFLLFMALAEDHRVSQIRLSKLTRYAVHCLRFVRTYLGVVFKFEELEDEHVLIAKCIGSNYQNINVESF, from the exons atgacaGAACACGAACTTATCGAGGATTCCGATGAGGAATCTCATGATTCTGAGGATATTTCGAGGGATTACCTTAGGATATCACTAGTACTCTCATTCTTAACTCAGAAGGAACTTTCGATCAACTTG GTGGATCCCATTTTACCCTTTGAAGTGTCGCTTTTGAAGCTCATCACCAGGGTTAGCGAGGGAACGAGGACTgaaatagatttaaattcaatcAAGGTCACCCCTGGGAGGATAGTCGGGGGAGAATTCAGCTTCGAGTGCGACAAGTCGATGCCCCTCACCTACTACCTGGAGCCGCTGGTGTTGCTCCTGCCGTTTGCCTCGAAACCGACGACCGTCACGCTAAAGTTCCCGAGTTACGGGGACAGGGGCACGAGTAAAACTGGTTCCCTGGACGACGAGTTCTTAAACACCGAGTATTACAGCAGTCTCGAGTGCTTCTCCTCAGTCTCGACAATTCTGTTGCAGCTCGTTGGCTGTACCTGCAACTTCAAGTACAAGGAGCCGTTCGAAGTAGTGTTCAGCTGCAGCCCCGTGAAGAAGGTGGCGCCCATCAACTTGACGAAGTCGCCAAAGGTAAAGAGGGTGAGGGGATCGGTGACCGTGAGGAACATTCAGCCGAACCTGGGGAAGAGGGCCATTATTGGCGCCAAGAAGGTTCTGGACATCGTGTGCGACAACTCCTTTATATACCTCTCGTCGCCGCCCGGCAAGTTTAAGCCGTACTTGACCATGTCCCTTGTCGCAGAGGGCACCAACAGCTGCATATTCACGTCCAACCTAACTGTGTCCCT CAACGCCACCA CCAGTCCTAACACAAATACTGGTACTAATACCAATACCAGTACCTATACCAGtactaataccaataaTAAGGCCACCAATCGCAACACTGCTACCAGCTCATCTGGCAGTAAACCCCGCAGTAACGCTTCCGACGAGGGCCTGATGGAAAAGTGTGAACGGATGGGAGAGCAGTGCGCACGTCGCCTCTGCTCCGAGATCAGCCTCGACTCAGTCGTCGACACCTGCCACGAGCACCTGTTTCTCCTCTTCATGGCCCTGGCCGAGGACCACAGGGTCAGCCAGATCCGACTCTCCAAACTCACGAGGTACGCAGTGCACTGCCTGCGCTTCGTCAGGACGTACCTGGGCGTCGTCTTCAAGTTCGAGGAGCTCGAGGACGAGCATGTGCTCATCGCCAAGTGCATAGGCTCCAACTACCAGAACATCAACGTCGAGTCCTTCTAA
- a CDS encoding uncharacterized protein (protein of unknown function DUF529 repeat containing protein), producing the protein MNLNILRYCTLLISVLRHIDVVTCQANQIQIIDRKSRALHNINNNNPAPLAGVRAQDPNTFHVSDSDEDDLEVNVNNSSIPISGTPVATTPTAIPGRTPVATTPIVKATIQDRAPEVKESPKPAQQRAPPRKGYVESLKLVVDVSKKWSTDELEYKRNDARRMDVFTAVDPHLIYKVKNFDDTLWQAKDEAYAKMVEIETLENKPPLVTVYMPDDLFPRLGPDALDQSGFAVQEEQMSDFSDYSKFAVRHKKMSDALKEGDMKVTEVRPGGYDSDASVIETKRHKRRFRTGLVHLVILDIKNKQSSDKITYERQGDFDVFTAVEPYLIDKVQKRTQLIWQSTNMNYASRVIQKKTGNKRNFRIFFPYHTAQCSDSGSDDERIRREVDENFKQAQLEANHLAKMQAAQAAQMYAPPVAHSPFPQYYATPAPPHVPPQQYFRLPHPTQFAPQMTPYPPHQGVVPEPYFTIHDRHETYTSQPKRRYRVSPQSASESPTDRWTDQRHHPPKGPEADPLVEIVELYKVEERELDEESEQESPDFTRHIVLDVENKFTTDKMLYEENEDKTVTFTAKDPFLVGIIKKGERVLWRSKDGRYSKRIIMRERENDIPLLRVFLPRMKPTSSATHPRRVDLDINYKFSTNEYEYKSFFDQVPQRLTKHTYTTKGGCKFHVVRRSDHVIWRAGDDSELSDQVTVLKYHDMRTEQVMINLPDGTARRYTKPERCVNYYRNWMNMGAVPLFSPTTQSVALDVSNKYDTHYYQYTRMGDVSTFVARYGYVFTAVLDSGYAVWSSLGNEFAVSVEVVGDFEMTIQLCTANRRFRKGQNNVWFEYTDKTHVPPIYVRSSQYLI; encoded by the exons atgaatttaaatatacttcgatattgtacattattaatttcagTGCTACGCCATATTGACGTAGTCACTTGCCAAGCAAaccaaatacaaattattgaTCGCAAAAGTAGAGCTCTacataacataaataacaataaccCAGCCCCCTTGGCTGGTGTAAGAGCTCAAGATCCAAATACGTTCCATGTAAGTGATTCAGATGAGGATGATTTGGAAGTAAATGTAAACAACTCATCTATACCAATATCTGGTACACCTGTAGCGACCACACCAACAGCTATTCCAGGTAGAACACCAGTAGCCACGACGCCTATAGTCAAGGCTAC CA TACAAGACAGAGCACCGGAAGTTAAAGAGTCACCGAAACCAGCTCAGCAGAGAGCGCCACCAAGAAAAGGATACGTGGAGTCGCTTAAGTTGGTTGTAGACGtaagtaaaaaatggaGCACGGATGAACTTGAGTACAAGAGAAATGATGCCCGCAGGATGGACGTGTTCACAGCGGTAGACCCACACTTGATTTATAAAGTTAAGAATTTTGATGACACGCTTTGGCAGGCTAAAGACGAAGCATATGCAAAAATGGTGGAAATCGAAACGCTCGAAAATAAGCCGCCACTTGTGACCGTGTACATGCCTGATGACCTGTTCCCAAGGTTGGGACCAGATGCTCTCGACCAATCAGGATTTGCAGTTCAGGAGGAGCAGATGTCCGATTTCTCAGATTACTCGAAGTTTGCGGTGCGACATAAGAAGATGTCGGACGCACTGAAAGAAGGCGACATGAAGGTGACGGAGGTGAGGCCCGGCGGTTACGACTCGGACGCCTCCGTAATTGAAACGAAGAGGCATAAGAGAAGATTTAGAACAGGTCTCGTGCATCTAGTGATTTTGGATATTAAGAATAAGCAGAGCTCAGACAAGATCACATACGAAAGACAGGGAGACTTTGACGTTTTCACAGCGGTTGAGCCGTATCTAATAGACAAGGTCCAGAAAAGAACTCAGCTGATTTGGCAATCGACGAACATGAACTACGCGTCGAGAGTAATTCAGAAGAAAACAGGAAACAAGAGAAACTTTAGAATATTCTTCCCGTATCACACAGCGCAGTGCAGCGACTCGGGAAGCGACGACGAAAGAATAAGAAGAGAAGTGGATGAAAACTTCAAGCAGGCACAACTTGAAGCGAACCACTTGGCGAAAATGCAGGCGGCACAAGCAGCACAGATGTACGCGCCACCAGTAGCACACTCACCATTCCCACAATACTACGCAACACCGGCGCCACCGCACGTTCCGCCGCAGCAGTATTTCAGATTACCACACCCTACGCAATTCGCACCACAGATGACGCCCTACCCACCACACCAAGGAGTAGTGCCGGAGCCATACTTCACGATTCATGACAGACATGAAACATATACATCGCAACCAAAGAGGAGATACAGAGTATCCCCACAATCAGCCTCTGAGTCACCGACCGACCGCTGGACGGACCAGAGGCATCATCCACCAAAAGGACCGGAAGCAGATCCGCTAGTAGAAATAGTGGAGCTGTACAAGGTCGAGGAGAGAGAATTAGACGAGGAGTCGGAACAAGAGTCCCCCGACTTCACGAGACACATCGTCTTGGACGTGGAAAACAAATTCACCACGGACAAGATGCTTTACGAAGAGAACGAAGATAAAACAGTGACGTTTACAGCAAAGGACCCATTCCTCGTGGGGATCATTAAGAAGGGAGAAAGAGTACTCTGGAGGTCGAAGGACGGAAGGTACTCGAAGAGGATCATCATGAGGGAGCGAGAAAACGACATTCCGCTACTCAGAGTCTTCCTGCCGAGAATGAAGCCGACGAGTAGCGCAACACATCCCAGAAGAGTGGATCTGGACATCAACTACAAGTTCTCGACGAACGAGTACGAATACAAGTCGTTCTTTGACCAGGTGCCTCAGAGACTGACGAAGCACACGTACACGACGAAGGGAGGTTGCAAGTTTCATGTTGTGAGGAGGTCGGACCACGTGATTTGGAGAGCAGGCGACGATAGCGAACTATCAGACCAGGTGACCGTGCTCAAGTACCACGACATGAGGACGGAGCAGGTGATGATTAACCTGCCTGACGGAACGGCGCGAAGGTACACGAAGCCTGAGAGGTGCGTGAACTACTACAGAAACTGGATGAACATGGGCGCAGTGCCGCTCTTCAGCCCGACAACGCAGAGCGTCGCACTGGACGTCAGCAACAAGTACGACACGCACTACTACCAGTACACGAGGATGGGCGACGTCTCGACATTCGTCGCGCGCTACGGCTACGTGTTCACGGCGGTGTTGGACAGTGGGTATGCGGTGTGGTCCTCCTTAGGAAACGAGTTCGCGGTCAGCGTGGAAGTGGTGGGCGACTTCGAAATGACGATTCAGCTCTGCACTGCGAACAGGAGGTTCAGGAAGGGCCAAAACAACGTATGGTTCGAGTACACGGACAAGACGCACGTACCCCCGATTTACGTCCGCTCGTCGCAGTACCTCATATAG
- a CDS encoding uncharacterized protein (protein of unknown function DUF900, hydrolase-like family protein), which yields MVENVAVEEPSEFLENVTDQEPEKANTPPKFFNFFKAKNKLDDDLNNGNLESKGSEESEETQNAKDEESNKEIRIEVFESPDIPEQLNHGMLCTLHYMKYREAIRRYTGEFKNCPYGVCIANILMVLCVILTTSLVSQHFDPTDPGTVRGNTSKTWVALYLSNANNLGLIVVILTTLFSIVNLYICVHPNTFVKIVSISKMTVRIYFILYPVLMFYNYSMNVSLQEAGRGENLRAVFNIRAYNILGIFFYDTFFLTIYTVLIIFFNLIAFIYRFFYPTLLMTIINEDVRTFKVTEFEEIKLNLPNIGSSLNNKDEELGKIPAFRVTITRFRKPNSLYYSFKYLIDFLHFKKRGSYDSFQYVGQLNSEYRPHGFGFWNSPNFHGELLMGFWESGLPLSPFKSREVGTNAGFSNVIIGWVRYEGGDSAVGLGVAAAECCVSGPFFRTFPRILRFYTVPETDGKRGGRVLKLLKKLFRRNRLNCIAMDRMDSKYYCTDDHIVMSLNEVSNDIVGYRYGNVDSYINGKKNPYFNVLKKMHIRDIFQDINELFGIRETGIPLTTFVNCMECLLSALTLHAPNFTPLDSSNLSLSVDDERGINIHGFVKKPKINEDGIQEFSSDYCKSVKALEAWIYIHGFNVKCIDSLGIFAQIISFGNYPQYIKPFVFSWPSGNKITQFKEAIVSSTCPKTVDTFIRMLQALLVNNIRDVHIMTHSMGATMFLGAFTQILNSKEYSNLFLKLNEDRDANNPKLKILTVTLLNPFYPVYDFVQNDYPRLKQYCSHITIYSDVNDKALKVAELITGKKRLGRCVNELYTMEERVDETAKRCTLGSIVLPFTLEEVRNLKKNKKKIKEIIENRKKKHWLDVDVIDTTCLGSNVHALRHSYWFLNREVIEDLRDLIVNRKRAQDRSSRLDRSLGNTWVYRVAPSNLNTLFETII from the exons ATGGTCGAAAATGTAGCCGTGGAGGAACCGTCTGAATTCTTGGAAAATGTGACAGACCAAGAACCAGAAAAGGCAAATACTCCAccaaaattttttaatttttttaaagcgaaaaataaactagaTGATGATTTAAACAATGGTAATTTAGAAAGTAAAGGTTCGGAAGAATCGGAGGAAACGCAGAATGCCAAAG ATGAAGAAAGTAACAAGGAGATAAGAATAGAGGTCTTTGAATCGCCAGATATACCGGAGCAATTGAACCACGGAATGCTGTGTACGCTGCACTACATGAAATACAGAGAGGCAATCAGGAGGTACACGGGCGAGTTCAAAAACTGCCCGTACGGAGTGTGCATCGCTAACATACTGATGGTGCTGTGCGTCATCCTGACAACGTCGCTGGTGTCGCAGCACTTTGATCCGACGGATCCAGGAACAGTGCGCGGAAACACGTCGAAGACTTGGGTGGCGCTGTACCTGAGCAACGCAAACAACCTCGGTCTCATAGTGGTGATTCTGACAACACTGTTCTCAATAGTGAACCTGTACATATGCGTGCACCCGAACACATTCGTAAAAATCGTGAGCATAAGCAAAATGACGGTGAGGATTTACTTCATCCTGTACCCAGTGCTGATGTTCTACAACTACTCGATGAACGTGTCGCTGCAGGAAGCAGGAAGGGGGGAAAACCTGAGAGCAGTGTTCAACATAAGAGCCTACAACATCCTGGGCATCTTCTTCTACGACACGTTCTTCCTGACCATTTACACAGTCCTAATCATATTCTTCAACCTTATAGCATTCATATATCGCTTCTTCTACCCGACGCTGCTGATGACGATCATAAACGAGGACGTGAGGACGTTCAAGGTGACTGAGTTCGAGGAGATAAAGTTGAACCTGCCGAACATAGGCTCGTCGTTAAACAACAAGGACGAAGAACTGGGAAAAATACCAGCCTTCAGAGTGACGATAACGAGGTTTAGGAAGCCGAATTCGTTGTACTACTCATTCAAGTACCTTATCGACTTCCTGCACTTTAAAAAAAGGGGAAGCTACGACTCGTTCCAGTACGTGGGCCAACTAAACTCGGAGTACAGGCCTCACGGGTTTGGGTTCTGGAATTCACCGAACTTCCACGGGGAGCTGTTGATGGGATTCTGGGAGTCAGGCTTGCCTTTATCGCCGTTCAAGAGCAGAGAGGTGGGTACGAACGCAGGCTTCTCGAACGTTATCATCGGCTGGGTGAGGtacgaaggaggagactCAGCAGTGGGTCTGGGCGTGGCAGCAGCAGAGTGCTGCGTCTCGGGGCCCTTTTTCAGGACATTCCCGAGAATATTGCGCTTCTACACGGTCCCGGAGACCGACGGTAAGCGCGGAGGAAGGGTGTTGAA gctgctgaagaagttgtTTAGGAGGAACAGACTTAACTGTATCGCCATGGATAGAATGGACAGTAAATACTACTGCACTGACGACCACATAGTCATGAGCCTGAACGAAGTGTCCAACGACATCGTCGGCTACAGGTACGGCAACGTGGACTCGTACATTAACGGGAAGAAGAACCCGTACTTCAacgtgctgaagaagatgcaCATCAGAGACATATTCCAGGACATAAACGAGCTGTTCGGAATAAGGGAGACGGGAATCCCACTGACGACTTTCGTGAACTGCATGGAGTGTCTGCTTAGCGCACTGACGCTGCACGCCCCAAATTTCACGCCCCTGGACTCGAGTAACCTGTCGCTGTCGGTGGACGATGAAAGGGGAATAAACATACACGGGTTCGTCAAGAAGCCTAAGATAAACGAGGATGGAATACAGGAGTTCTCAAGCGACTACTGTAAATCG GtgaaggcgctggaggCGTGGATATACATACACGGATTCAACGTCAAGTGCATAGACAGCCTGGGAATCTTCGCACAAATCATATCCTTCGGGAACTACCCGCAGTACATAAAGCCCTTTGTGTTCAGCTGGCCCTCGGGAAACAAAATAACGCAGTTCAAGGAGGCGATCGTGAGCTCGACGTGCCCGAAGACGGTGGACACGTTCATAAGGATGCTCCAGGCGCTGCTGGTCAACAACATCAGGGACGTGCACATCATGACGCACTCGATGGGGGCGACGATGTTCCTGGGCGCCTTCACTCAGATCCTCAACAGCAAGGAGTACAGCAACCTGTTTCTGAAGCTGAACGAGGACAGGGACGCGAACAACCcgaagctgaagatactgacagtgacgctgctgaaccCCTTCTACCCTGTCTACGACTTCGTGCAGAACGACTACCCGAGGCTGAAGCAGTACTGCTCGCACATCACAATATACTCGGACGTGAACGACAAG GCGCTGAAGGTGGCGGAGCTGATCACGGGGAAGAAGAGGCTCGGAAGGTGCGTGAACGAGCTCTACACGATGGAGGAGCGGGTGGACGAAACCGCCAAGAGGTGCACCCTGGGAAGCATCGTGCTCCCGTTCACGCTCGAGGAGGTcaggaacctgaagaagaacaagaagaagatcaaGGAAATCATAGAaaacaggaagaagaagcactgGCTGGACGTGGATGTGATAGATACGACGTGCCTAGGATCAAACGTACATGCCCTGAGGCATTCATATTGGTTTTTAAATAGAGAAGTTATCGAGGACTTAAG gGATCTGATCGTAAACAGAAAGAGAGCCCAGGATAGGAGCAGCAGGCTCGATAGAAGCCTGGGTAACACATGGGTCTACAGAGTAGCTCCATCGAACCTAAACACATTGTTTGAAACCATCATTTAG
- a CDS encoding uncharacterized protein (SJCHGC04543 protein) → MTKEIISLQVGQCGNKIGTEFWKQACLEHGINKDGSLLDDKKNELDDRKEVFFYESDDGHYYPRALLFDLEPRVINGIMSSEYKNLFNPENVFLSKDGSGAGNNWGLGYSISSQAQDDLLNMIDKEADGSDSLQAFMMTHSISGGTGSGMGSYLLELLNDRYPKKVIKTFSVFPQLTASSDVVVQPYNSILALKRLALNADCVNVIDNTALNRLVADKTLINQSNAIISDVMCNATSCLRFPGPLNNDLLSMISSIVLIPRCHFIISSNSNSMNRVTMLDVIRKLYHPQNMLACTNIKSGKYISALNIIRSHTAPNPSEIYKSLEKIRERNLVNFIKWNPSSVQVNITKHSKYATNSKLTGLLLTNHTSIHQLFDECIAQYLKLYNRKAFLDNYRKVDVFSSADGKGNFEEMENSRDVVELVKDEYIRAEQDDYYNLSCK, encoded by the exons atgactAAAGAGATAATATCTTTGCAAGTTGGACAATgtggaaataaaatagggACAGAATTTTGGAAACAGGCCTGCTTGGAGCACGGAATAAACAAg GATGGATCACTGCTTGATGACAAAAAAAATGAGTTAGATGATAGAAAGGAGGTGTTTTTTTATGAATCTGACGACGGCCACTACTATCCGAGAGCGCTCCTTTTCGACCTAGAACCGAGAGTAATCAATGGAATTATG AGCTCAGAATACAAGAACCTCTTCAACCCAgaaaatgtgtttttatcCAAAGACGGAAGTG GTGCGGGAAACAATTGGGGGCTTGGATACTCAATTTCAAGTCAAGCCCAGGACGATCTATTGAATATGATTGACAAGGAGGCGGACGGATCGGACAGCTTGCAAGCATTTATGATGACACACTCAATAAGTGGCGGAACAGGAAGCGGGATGGGAAGTTACCTGTTGGAGCTGTTGAACGACAGGTACCCGAAGAAGGTGATAAAGACGTTCTCAGTGTTTCCGCAGCTGACAGCCTCCTCAGACGTTGTAGTGCAGCCATATAACTCAATACTGGCTCTGAAGAGACTGGCGCTTAACGCAGACTGCGTAAACGTAATAGATAACACGGCACTTAACAGGCTGGTCGCCGATAAAACACTAATAAATCAATCGAACGCAATA ATATCAGACGTTATGTGTAACGCAACGAGCTGTCTGAGGTTCCCAGGCCCACTGAACAATGACCTCTTGAGTATGATCTCATCAATAGTCCTGATACCGAGGTGTCACTTCATAATATCGTCGAACTCGAACTC TATGAATCGTGTTACAATGCTGGACGTGATACGGAAGTTATATCACCCGCAAAACATGCTC GCgtgtacaaatattaaaagtgGCAAGTATATATCGGCACTGAATATAATAAGAAGTCACACAGCACCAAACCCAAGCGAG ATTTACAAGAGCTTGGAAAAGATCAGAGAAAGGAACCTCGTCAATTTCATTAAGTGGAACCCGTCGAGTGTACAAGTAAACATCACGAAACACTCGAAATACGCAACAAACAGTAAGCTAACAGGGCTGTTGCTTACAAATCACACATCAATACACCAG TTGTTCGATGAATGTATTGCGCAGTATTTAAAGTTGTACAATAGAAAGGCCTTTCTGGATAATTACAG GAAGGTCGATGTGTTCTCAAGTGCCGATGGAAAGGGCAACTTCGAGGAAATGGAAAACTCGAGAGATGTAGTAGAACTAGTAAAGGACGAGTACATAAGAGCAGAACAGGACGACTACTATAATTTGTCATgtaaatag